One genomic window of Garra rufa chromosome 2, GarRuf1.0, whole genome shotgun sequence includes the following:
- the LOC141326557 gene encoding uncharacterized protein, which produces MEHFRSISPLLHLDINNFNSPEAEDSRYVLTSPRSLESCVRLGVKPVDLLFRSLTDFIDDNQDSSLEEVTTLYEEYEKGRRERLRLCREEREQIIQEGWNRKSTLETVLEQTAESQSTESKAKYPSETNTHDRVHSTSTISISDRFPRKKFPYSFSLADLRRSPATERRLKSLSQEISRKLSITVPEKDRKIAALMLAKHEEEQFRLRQSMFEEQHHEEEQRREEAQRGRMEQRRRKDLLRHIRRWQEDLEERRRLREKEEVKLAEQCKQEALQQEERWRRLAEEQQARRRFKLDVASRDAKERKRSQERLLQEKERVEEAQREKELREVLEKEQHALRSKQTHEKREKRRLQQENQRELLKHLLLKKEAEEQERTEKEQKQERMEEKLQRSKKNHALILKARVQEMQSRAAKEEEQMRMAQQRAKRENRERLELKQMLVQRCQRRMERAALQTLEEKCRRAQLVRGVNEEKKLSHRRLRDQVLEKEKAQWEERCKAMTQKELRREKLQKERAEAQERSRMVAHASSYMRERVREQTTRRTFDQMAREAELIAQFGQLKL; this is translated from the coding sequence ATGGAGCATTTTAGATCAATTTCTCCTCTcctgcatttggatataaataattttaactcTCCAGAAGCTGAAGACAGCAGATATGTTCTGACAAGTCCACGTTCACTCGAATCCTGTGTCAGATTGGGAGTGAAACCTGTTGATTTGTTGTTCAGATCCCTCACAGACTTCATTGATGACAACCAGGACTCCTCTCTGGAGGAGGTGACTACATTATATGAGGAGTACGAGAAAGGAAGAAGAGAACGACTGCGCTTGTGTCGAGAGGAAAGAGAGCAGATCATACAAGAGGGCTGGAACAGAAAATCAACTTTGGAAACTGTCCTGGAGCAAACAGCTGAGAGTCAAAGCACTGAATCCAAAGCCAAATATCCAAGTGAGACCAACACACATGACCGTGTTCATTCAACGTCTACAATTTCAATCTCAGATAGGTTCCCGAGGAAGAAGTTTCCCTACAGTTTCAGCCTGGCCGACTTGAGACGTTCTCCTGCGACGGAGCGTCGGCTGAAAAGCCTCTCGCAGGAGATCAGTCGCAAACTAAGCATCACAGTCCCAGAAAAAGATCGCAAGATTGCTGCTTTAATGCTGGCCAAGCATGAAGAGGAGCAGTTTCGTTTGCGCCAGAGCATGTTTGAGGAGCAACATCATGAGGAGGAGCAAAGGCGTGAGGAGGCGCAACGAGGTCGTATGGAGCAAAGGCGAAGAAAAGATCTTCTGCGACATATTCGCCGCTGGCAGGAGGACTTGGAGGAGCGGAGGAGGCTGCGAGAGAAAGAGGAGGTGAAGCTTGCGGAGCAGTGCAAGCAAGAGGCGCTTCAACAGGAGGAGCGCTGGAGGAGACTCGCCGAGGAGCAACAAGCTCGACGCAGGTTCAAGCTTGACGTGGCGAGCAGAGATGCAAAAGAGCGCAAACGCTCCCAGGAGAGACTCCTGCAGGAGAAGGAGCGCGTTGAGGAGGCGCAGCGAGAGAAGGAGCTGCGGGAGGTGCTGGAAAAAGAGCAACACGCACTGAGGAGCAAGCAAACGCACGAGAAGAGAGAAAAGAGGAGACTCCAGCAAGAAAACCAGAGGGAGCTACTCAAGCACCTCCTTTTAAAAAAGGAGGCTGAGGAGCAGGAGCGTACAGAGAAGGAGCAAAAGCAAGAAAGAATGGAGGAGAAGCTGCAACGCTCCAAGAAGAACCATGCCTTGATTCTAAAGGCACGGGTGCAGGAAATGCAATCACGTGCGGCGAAAGAGGAGGAGCAGATGCGGATGGCGCAGCAGCGGGCAAAGAGAGAAAACAGGGAACGCTTGGAGCTGAAGCAGATGTTGGTGCAACGTTGTCAGAGGAGGATGGAGCGTGCAGCATTGCAGACGCTGGAGGAGAAGTGTCGAAGAGCTCAGCTTGTCAGGGGAGTAAATGAGGAGAAGAAACTCAGCCATCGCAGACTACGAGACCAAGTCTTGGAAAAGGAGAAAGCGCAGTGGGAGGAGAGATGCAAGGCGATGACGCAAAAGGAACTGCGCAGAGAGAAGCTGCAGAAAGAGAGGGCCGAGGCTCAGGAGAGGAGTAGGATGGTGGCTCACGCCTCCTCATACATGCGGGAGAGAGTGAGGGAGCAGACGACCCGTCGAACCTTTGACCAAATGGCACGAGAAGCTGAGCTGATTGCTCAATTTGGTCAGCTGAAACTATAA